The segment ATATCCCAGAAACAGATCAAACCGGTCTTGTTTTTAGGGGAGATTTCCCAAAAGTGCTTTAATGGTATAGAAAATAATAAGTTAAGTGTCATAATAATAGGTTCTGTGTTACAGAACCAAAATTAATTTAAGGAGCAAACTATGAAGAAATTACTTCTTTTGGGTGATGAAGCAATCGGGCAAGGTGCTCTTGATGCCGGATTATCAGGAGCTTATGGTTATCCCGGAACTCCCTCAACGGAAATTGTTGAGTATATCCAGCGAAATCCGGAAGCGATAGAAAGAAATGTGCATCGGACCTGGTCTGCAAATGAGAAAACTGCAATGGAAGAAGCTCTCGGCATGTCTTATGCCGGAAAAAGAGCGATCGTGACGATGAAGCATGTCGGTTTGAATGTCGCAGCGGATGCTTATATGAATTCTGCTTTAACCGGAGCAAATGGTGGTATTATCGTGGCTGTTGCGGATGATCCGTCCATGCATTCGTCACAAAATGAGCAGGATTCCAGGTTTTATGCAAAATTTGCGTTGATGCCTGTTCTTGAACCGGGCGATCAACAGGAAGCGTATGATATGCCGAAATTGGCTTATGAGATTTCAGAGAAATATCATCTTCCCGTTTTGATGAGAATAACGACCAGACTTGCTCATTCAAGAGCTGGAGTAGAAAGAAATGATGTCTTAAAAGAAAACGAAAATCACATGCCGGAAAATAAAGATCAATTTATGCTTTTACCTGCTTTTGCTCGAAAAAAATACAAACATTTGCTTTTGATTCAAAATGATCTGGAACAAGAGTCAGAAAAATCTCCCTACAATAAATATTTTGATGGGAAAGATAGATCCAGAGGAATTATCGCTTGTGGATTGGCTTATAATTATTTAATGGAGAATTTTTTAGACGAGAATTGTCCCCATCCAATATTAAAAATTGGGCAATATCCGTTACCGAGAAGCAAGGTTCAAAGAATTATGGATGAATGTGAGGAAGTGTTTATTTTTGAAGAAGGGATGCCGATCGTCGAAGAATCGCTTAATGGTTTTCTGGGAAATACGAAAATTCATGGTCGGCTGGACGGAACTATGGATCGAGATGGAGAGCTGAATCCAAAAAGAGTGAGAGAAGCTCTGGGACTGCCGGAACTTCCAAGTAGAAATATACCGAAAGTCGTTGCCGGAAGACCTCCTGCTCTTTGTGTCGGATGTCCGCATATCGATACTTACAAAGCACTCAACGATGCTCTAAAGGAATATGGAAAAGGTCATGTCTTTTCCGATATTGGTTGTTATACTCTCGGATATCTTCCTCCTTATCAGGCAATCGATACTTGCGTCGATATGGGAGCTTCTATTTCTATGGCAGTTGGAGCTGCTGATGCCGGATTTTTCCCATCGATTGCTGCTATTGGTGATTCGACTTTCGGTCATTCCGGGATGACTCCTCTTCTGGATGCAGTGATTTCCCAATCCAATATTGTTGTAGTTATTATGGACAATGACATTACGGCAATGACCGGAATGCAGGATTC is part of the Candidatus Cloacimonadota bacterium genome and harbors:
- a CDS encoding indolepyruvate ferredoxin oxidoreductase, coding for MKKLLLLGDEAIGQGALDAGLSGAYGYPGTPSTEIVEYIQRNPEAIERNVHRTWSANEKTAMEEALGMSYAGKRAIVTMKHVGLNVAADAYMNSALTGANGGIIVAVADDPSMHSSQNEQDSRFYAKFALMPVLEPGDQQEAYDMPKLAYEISEKYHLPVLMRITTRLAHSRAGVERNDVLKENENHMPENKDQFMLLPAFARKKYKHLLLIQNDLEQESEKSPYNKYFDGKDRSRGIIACGLAYNYLMENFLDENCPHPILKIGQYPLPRSKVQRIMDECEEVFIFEEGMPIVEESLNGFLGNTKIHGRLDGTMDRDGELNPKRVREALGLPELPSRNIPKVVAGRPPALCVGCPHIDTYKALNDALKEYGKGHVFSDIGCYTLGYLPPYQAIDTCVDMGASISMAVGAADAGFFPSIAAIGDSTFGHSGMTPLLDAVISQSNIVVVIMDNDITAMTGMQDSQANGRIEEICIGVGVEKEHIRVINPLSKQHEENVKVFKEEIAYNGVSVVIPRRPCIHVYAKKKKK